In Scophthalmus maximus strain ysfricsl-2021 chromosome 16, ASM2237912v1, whole genome shotgun sequence, the following proteins share a genomic window:
- the LOC118288105 gene encoding uncharacterized PPE family protein PPE12-like isoform X1 has product MGAVWILLICVLTAWLNKGSCLPVGGTREISVGDELHRKMEELFPNELAMKKALGLFQSVVSMLKNHAKEVLLETNEVEAESLVVHVKASDVGIVTASNVTVGDAGNVTVGDVGIVTASNVTVGDVGNVTVGDVGNVMAGNVTVGDVGNVMAGNVTVGDVGNVTVGDGGIVTASNVTVGDVGNVTVGDGGIVTASNVTVGDVGNVTVGDEGNVTIGDEGIVMAGNVTVGDVGNVTVGDVGNVTVGDVGIVTASNVTVGDAGNVTVGDVGNVTIGDEGIVMAGNVTVGDVGNVTVGDVGIVTASNVTVGDAGNVTVGDVGIVTASNVTVGDVGNVTVGDVGNVTIGDVGIVTASNVTVGDVGNVTIGDEGNMTIGDEGIVTASNVTVGDVGNVTVGDGGIVTASNVTVGDVTVGDEGNVTIGDEGIVMAGNVTVGDVGNVTVGDVGNVTVGDVGNVTVGDVGNVTVGDGGILTASNVTVGDVTVGHVGNVTVGDVGSVGNVTFGDFSNVISKRSGLGANEDTLDLGTLGLTPMHPH; this is encoded by the exons ATgggagctgtttggattctgcTGATCTGTGTGCTGACTGCCTGGCTGAACAAAG GCTCTTGTTTGCCAGTCGGTGGCACAAGAGAAATAAGTGTTGGTGATGAACTGCACAGGAAAATGGAAG AGTTGTTTCCCAATGAACTTGCCATGAAGAAGGCACTGGGCCTCTTCCAGTCAGTGGTGTCCATGTTGAAGAACCATGCTAAAGAAG TTCTTCTAGAAACCAATGAGGTGGAAGCTGAAAGTTTGGTTGTACACGTGAAAGCCAGCGACGTGGGAATTGTGACGGCCAGCAATGTGACTGTCGGCGATGCAGGCAACGTGACTGTCGGGGACGTGGGAATTGTGACGGCCAGCAACGTGACTGTCGGCGACGTGGGCAACGTGACTGTCGGCGACGTGGGCAACGTGATGGCCGGCAACGTGACTGTCGGCGACGTGGGCAACGTGATGGCCGGCAACGTGACTGTCGGCGACGTGGGCAACGTGACTGTTGGCGATGGGGGAATTGTGACGGCCAGCAACGTGACTGTCGGCGACGTGGGCAACGTGACTGTCGGCGATGGGGGAATTGTGACGGCCAGCAACGTGACTGTAGGCGACGTGGGCAACGTGACTGTCGGGGACGAGGGCAACGTGACTATCGGCGACGAGGGCATTGTGATGGCCGGCAACGTGACTGTCGGCGACGTGGGCAACGTGACTGTCGGCGACGTGGGCAACGTGACTGTTGGGGACGTGGGAATTGTGACGGCCAGCAATGTGACAGTCGGCGATGCAGGCAACGTGACTGTTGGTGACGTGGGCAACGTGACTATCGGCGACGAGGGCATTGTGATGGCCGGCAACGTGACTGTCGGCGACGTGGGCAACGTGACTGTTGGGGACGTGGGAATTGTGACGGCCAGCAATGTGACTGTCGGCGATGCAGGCAACGTGACTGTCGGGGACGTGGGAATTGTGACGGCCAGCAACGTGACTGTCGGGGACGTGGGCAACGTGACTGTCGGGGACGTGGGCAACGTGACTATCGGCGACGTGGGAATTGTGACGGCCAGCAACGTGACTGTCGGCGACGTGGGCAACGTGACTATCGGCGACGAGGGCAACATGACTATCGGCGACGAGGGCATTGTGACGGCCAGCAACGTGACTGTCGGTGACGTGGGCAACGTGACTGTCGGCGATGGGGGAATTGTGACGGCCAGCAACGTGACTGTCGGCGACGTGACTGTCGGGGATGAGGGCAACGTGACTATCGGCGACGAGGGCATTGTGATGGCCGGCAACGTGACTGTCGGCGACGTGGGCAACGTGACTGTCGGCGACGTGGGCAACGTGACTGTCGGCGACGTGGGCAACGTGACTGTCGGCGACGTGGGCAACGTGACTGTTGGCGATGGGGGAATTTTGACGGCCAGCAATGTGACTGTCGGCGACGTGACTGTCGGGCACGTGGGCAATGTGACTGTGGGGGACGTCGGCAGCGTGGGCAACGTCACTTTCGGGGACTTCAGCAATGTGATAAGTAAGCGCAGTGGACTGGGAGCAAATGAAGACACTTTAGATCTTGGAACCTTGGGACTTACTCCAATGCATCCACATTAA
- the LOC118288105 gene encoding uncharacterized PPE family protein PPE12-like isoform X2 — MGAVWILLICVLTAWLNKGSCLPVGGTREISVGDELHRKMEELFPNELAMKKALGLFQSVVSMLKNHAKEETNEVEAESLVVHVKASDVGIVTASNVTVGDAGNVTVGDVGIVTASNVTVGDVGNVTVGDVGNVMAGNVTVGDVGNVMAGNVTVGDVGNVTVGDGGIVTASNVTVGDVGNVTVGDGGIVTASNVTVGDVGNVTVGDEGNVTIGDEGIVMAGNVTVGDVGNVTVGDVGNVTVGDVGIVTASNVTVGDAGNVTVGDVGNVTIGDEGIVMAGNVTVGDVGNVTVGDVGIVTASNVTVGDAGNVTVGDVGIVTASNVTVGDVGNVTVGDVGNVTIGDVGIVTASNVTVGDVGNVTIGDEGNMTIGDEGIVTASNVTVGDVGNVTVGDGGIVTASNVTVGDVTVGDEGNVTIGDEGIVMAGNVTVGDVGNVTVGDVGNVTVGDVGNVTVGDVGNVTVGDGGILTASNVTVGDVTVGHVGNVTVGDVGSVGNVTFGDFSNVISKRSGLGANEDTLDLGTLGLTPMHPH; from the exons ATgggagctgtttggattctgcTGATCTGTGTGCTGACTGCCTGGCTGAACAAAG GCTCTTGTTTGCCAGTCGGTGGCACAAGAGAAATAAGTGTTGGTGATGAACTGCACAGGAAAATGGAAG AGTTGTTTCCCAATGAACTTGCCATGAAGAAGGCACTGGGCCTCTTCCAGTCAGTGGTGTCCATGTTGAAGAACCATGCTAAAGAAG AAACCAATGAGGTGGAAGCTGAAAGTTTGGTTGTACACGTGAAAGCCAGCGACGTGGGAATTGTGACGGCCAGCAATGTGACTGTCGGCGATGCAGGCAACGTGACTGTCGGGGACGTGGGAATTGTGACGGCCAGCAACGTGACTGTCGGCGACGTGGGCAACGTGACTGTCGGCGACGTGGGCAACGTGATGGCCGGCAACGTGACTGTCGGCGACGTGGGCAACGTGATGGCCGGCAACGTGACTGTCGGCGACGTGGGCAACGTGACTGTTGGCGATGGGGGAATTGTGACGGCCAGCAACGTGACTGTCGGCGACGTGGGCAACGTGACTGTCGGCGATGGGGGAATTGTGACGGCCAGCAACGTGACTGTAGGCGACGTGGGCAACGTGACTGTCGGGGACGAGGGCAACGTGACTATCGGCGACGAGGGCATTGTGATGGCCGGCAACGTGACTGTCGGCGACGTGGGCAACGTGACTGTCGGCGACGTGGGCAACGTGACTGTTGGGGACGTGGGAATTGTGACGGCCAGCAATGTGACAGTCGGCGATGCAGGCAACGTGACTGTTGGTGACGTGGGCAACGTGACTATCGGCGACGAGGGCATTGTGATGGCCGGCAACGTGACTGTCGGCGACGTGGGCAACGTGACTGTTGGGGACGTGGGAATTGTGACGGCCAGCAATGTGACTGTCGGCGATGCAGGCAACGTGACTGTCGGGGACGTGGGAATTGTGACGGCCAGCAACGTGACTGTCGGGGACGTGGGCAACGTGACTGTCGGGGACGTGGGCAACGTGACTATCGGCGACGTGGGAATTGTGACGGCCAGCAACGTGACTGTCGGCGACGTGGGCAACGTGACTATCGGCGACGAGGGCAACATGACTATCGGCGACGAGGGCATTGTGACGGCCAGCAACGTGACTGTCGGTGACGTGGGCAACGTGACTGTCGGCGATGGGGGAATTGTGACGGCCAGCAACGTGACTGTCGGCGACGTGACTGTCGGGGATGAGGGCAACGTGACTATCGGCGACGAGGGCATTGTGATGGCCGGCAACGTGACTGTCGGCGACGTGGGCAACGTGACTGTCGGCGACGTGGGCAACGTGACTGTCGGCGACGTGGGCAACGTGACTGTCGGCGACGTGGGCAACGTGACTGTTGGCGATGGGGGAATTTTGACGGCCAGCAATGTGACTGTCGGCGACGTGACTGTCGGGCACGTGGGCAATGTGACTGTGGGGGACGTCGGCAGCGTGGGCAACGTCACTTTCGGGGACTTCAGCAATGTGATAAGTAAGCGCAGTGGACTGGGAGCAAATGAAGACACTTTAGATCTTGGAACCTTGGGACTTACTCCAATGCATCCACATTAA
- the fdxr gene encoding NADPH:adrenodoxin oxidoreductase, mitochondrial isoform X1, with translation MNGHKLLFSKLKWWTSGRSRWLGPLRDGVSGCGSASFYSCGPRVCIVGSGPAGFYTAQHLIKARQDVEVDIYERLPVPFGLVRFGVAPDHPEVKNVINTFTQTANHSRCSFYGNVNVGKDVSVEELQRAYHAVVLSYGAEGNRRLGVPGEDLAGVYSARDFVGWYNGLPSCRELSPDLSCETAVILGQGNVALDVARVLLSPINMLKKTDVTQPALEALAESQVRRVLIVGRRGPIQVACTIKELREMVNLPGTRPEMVAADFEGVTEALKDVPRPRKRLTELMLKTALEIPGEKEQQRRSMASRTWGFRFFRSPVEVLADPGSNRTAGVRLAVNRLEGSGEGGRAVLTGEVEDVSCGLVINSIGYKSLPIDPSVPFDSRRAVVPNNMGRVQQATGLYCSGWLKTGPTGVIATTMNNSFDTARSVVEDMDSGTLDVSAAKSGSQTISALLEERGVKPVTFSDWEKINHAEMRKGEAVGKPREKLLTVEEMLQVARA, from the exons ATGAACGGCCACAAATTGCTGTTCTCCAAGCTGAAGTGGTGGACCTCAGGGAGAAGCAGATGGCTAGGTCCCCTTCGTGATG GTGTAAGCGGATGTGGATCAGCATCCTTTTACTCCTGCGGCCCAAGGGTGTGTATCGTCGGAAGCGGCCCAGCAGGTTTCTACACGGCGCAGCATTTGATCAAG GCCCGCCAAGATGTCGAGGTGGACATATATGAGCGCTTGCCTGTCCCGTTCGGCCTGGTCAGGTTCGGAGTGGCCCCCGATCATCCTGAAGTCAAG AACGTGatcaacacattcacacagacggCCAATCACTCGCGCTGCAGTTTCTATGGTAATGTGAACGTGGGGAAGGACGTGAGCGTTGAAGAGCTGCAGCGAGCCTACCATGCAGTCGTGCTG AGTTATGGGGCAGAGGGGAACAGAAGACTGGGGGTGCCAGGAGAAGACTTGGCTGGTGTTTACTCTGCCAGAGACTTTGTCGGCTGGTACAACGGGCTGCCCAGCTGTCGAGAG CTGAGTCCGGACCTGAGTTGTGAAACCGCTGTCATTCTGGGACAAGGTAACGTGGCCCTGGACGTAGCAAGGGTCCTGCTATCTCCCATTAACATGTTAAAG AAGACCGATGTGACGCAGCCAGCTCTGGAGGCTCTAGCTGAGAGCCAGGTCCGCAGGGTGCTGATTGTTGGCAGGAGAGGACCAATACAAGTAGCTTGCACAATcaag GAGCTGAGAGAAATGGTGAACCTGCCGGGCACCAGACCCGAGATGGTGGCGGCGGATTTTGAGGGGGTCACGGAGGCTCTGAAAG ATGTGCCAAGGCCCAGGAAGCGTCTGACGGAGCTGATGTTGAAGACGGCCCTGGAGATCCCTggggagaaggagcagcagaggcgGAGCATGGCCTCCCGCACATGGGGCTTTCGATTCTTCCGGAGCCCGGTCGAAGTCCTCGCCGACCCCGGGAGCAACAGGACGGCTGGCGTCCGACTGGCGGTCAACAGGCTGGAG GGTTCAGGTGAGGGAGGGCGTGCCGTGCTCACGGGAGAAGTGGAGGATGTGAGCTGCGGCCTGGTCATCAACAGCATCGGCTACAAGAGCCTCCCCATCGATCCATCAGTGCCGTTTGACTCCCGCAGGGCTGTTGTCCCGAACAACATGGGCCGCGTTCAACAAGCCACAG GTCTGTATTGTAGTGGCTGGCTGAAAACTGGCCCCACTGGGGTGATAGCCACCACCATgaacaacagttttgacactgcACGATCTGTAGTGGAGGACATGGACTCGGGAACGCTGGATGTATCCGCCGCCAAGTCTGGTTCACAAACCATCAGTGCTCTGCTGGAAGAGAGAG GAGTGAAACCAGTGACTTTCTCAGACTGGGAGAAGATCAACCATGCGGAGATGAGGAAGGGTGAAGCCGTGGGAAAGCCTAGAGAAAAACTACTGACTGTGGAGGAAATGCTCCAGGTGGCTCGAGCATGA
- the fdxr gene encoding NADPH:adrenodoxin oxidoreductase, mitochondrial isoform X2, whose amino-acid sequence MVKTDCSHTHRSYVRYFLNVINTFTQTANHSRCSFYGNVNVGKDVSVEELQRAYHAVVLSYGAEGNRRLGVPGEDLAGVYSARDFVGWYNGLPSCRELSPDLSCETAVILGQGNVALDVARVLLSPINMLKKTDVTQPALEALAESQVRRVLIVGRRGPIQVACTIKELREMVNLPGTRPEMVAADFEGVTEALKDVPRPRKRLTELMLKTALEIPGEKEQQRRSMASRTWGFRFFRSPVEVLADPGSNRTAGVRLAVNRLEGSGEGGRAVLTGEVEDVSCGLVINSIGYKSLPIDPSVPFDSRRAVVPNNMGRVQQATGLYCSGWLKTGPTGVIATTMNNSFDTARSVVEDMDSGTLDVSAAKSGSQTISALLEERGVKPVTFSDWEKINHAEMRKGEAVGKPREKLLTVEEMLQVARA is encoded by the exons atggtGAAGACAGAttgttcccacacacacagaagttaTGTCCGGTACTTTTTG AACGTGatcaacacattcacacagacggCCAATCACTCGCGCTGCAGTTTCTATGGTAATGTGAACGTGGGGAAGGACGTGAGCGTTGAAGAGCTGCAGCGAGCCTACCATGCAGTCGTGCTG AGTTATGGGGCAGAGGGGAACAGAAGACTGGGGGTGCCAGGAGAAGACTTGGCTGGTGTTTACTCTGCCAGAGACTTTGTCGGCTGGTACAACGGGCTGCCCAGCTGTCGAGAG CTGAGTCCGGACCTGAGTTGTGAAACCGCTGTCATTCTGGGACAAGGTAACGTGGCCCTGGACGTAGCAAGGGTCCTGCTATCTCCCATTAACATGTTAAAG AAGACCGATGTGACGCAGCCAGCTCTGGAGGCTCTAGCTGAGAGCCAGGTCCGCAGGGTGCTGATTGTTGGCAGGAGAGGACCAATACAAGTAGCTTGCACAATcaag GAGCTGAGAGAAATGGTGAACCTGCCGGGCACCAGACCCGAGATGGTGGCGGCGGATTTTGAGGGGGTCACGGAGGCTCTGAAAG ATGTGCCAAGGCCCAGGAAGCGTCTGACGGAGCTGATGTTGAAGACGGCCCTGGAGATCCCTggggagaaggagcagcagaggcgGAGCATGGCCTCCCGCACATGGGGCTTTCGATTCTTCCGGAGCCCGGTCGAAGTCCTCGCCGACCCCGGGAGCAACAGGACGGCTGGCGTCCGACTGGCGGTCAACAGGCTGGAG GGTTCAGGTGAGGGAGGGCGTGCCGTGCTCACGGGAGAAGTGGAGGATGTGAGCTGCGGCCTGGTCATCAACAGCATCGGCTACAAGAGCCTCCCCATCGATCCATCAGTGCCGTTTGACTCCCGCAGGGCTGTTGTCCCGAACAACATGGGCCGCGTTCAACAAGCCACAG GTCTGTATTGTAGTGGCTGGCTGAAAACTGGCCCCACTGGGGTGATAGCCACCACCATgaacaacagttttgacactgcACGATCTGTAGTGGAGGACATGGACTCGGGAACGCTGGATGTATCCGCCGCCAAGTCTGGTTCACAAACCATCAGTGCTCTGCTGGAAGAGAGAG GAGTGAAACCAGTGACTTTCTCAGACTGGGAGAAGATCAACCATGCGGAGATGAGGAAGGGTGAAGCCGTGGGAAAGCCTAGAGAAAAACTACTGACTGTGGAGGAAATGCTCCAGGTGGCTCGAGCATGA